One Microbacterium keratanolyticum DNA window includes the following coding sequences:
- a CDS encoding beta-ketoacyl-ACP reductase, producing the protein MTSDRVVLVTGGNRGIGRAIAERFVRDGYRVAVTARSGEGPEGTLTVRADVTDAAALDAAFTEVENTLGPVEVVVANAGITKDTLLLRMTEDDFDSVVATNLGGTFRVVKRASKAMLRARFGRVILISSVVGLYGSAGQINYSASKSALVGFARSLTRELGGRGITANVVAPGFIETDMTAELPEETQKQYKANIPAGRFASADEVAGVVTWLASDDAAYISGAVIPVDGGLGMGH; encoded by the coding sequence ATGACCTCTGACCGCGTCGTTCTTGTCACCGGTGGAAACCGCGGTATCGGCCGCGCCATTGCCGAGCGTTTCGTTCGCGACGGTTACCGCGTCGCGGTCACCGCTCGCAGCGGCGAAGGCCCCGAGGGCACGCTCACGGTGCGGGCCGACGTGACGGATGCGGCTGCTCTCGACGCCGCCTTCACCGAGGTTGAGAACACGCTCGGTCCTGTCGAGGTGGTCGTCGCGAACGCCGGCATCACGAAGGACACTCTGTTGCTGCGTATGACCGAGGATGACTTCGACAGCGTCGTCGCCACCAACCTCGGCGGAACATTCCGCGTGGTCAAGCGTGCGTCGAAGGCGATGCTGCGGGCGCGGTTCGGTCGCGTCATCCTGATCTCGAGTGTCGTGGGTCTCTACGGTTCGGCCGGGCAGATCAACTACTCGGCGTCGAAGAGCGCCCTTGTCGGTTTCGCTCGTTCGCTCACGCGCGAACTCGGCGGTCGCGGCATCACGGCCAACGTCGTGGCGCCCGGCTTCATCGAGACGGACATGACCGCGGAACTGCCCGAAGAGACCCAGAAGCAGTACAAGGCCAACATCCCCGCCGGACGATTCGCCAGCGCGGACGAGGTCGCGGGTGTCGTGACCTGGCTGGCCTCCGACGATGCCGCCTACATCTCGGGCGCAGTCATCCCGGTGGACGGCGGCCTTGGCATGGGCCACTGA
- a CDS encoding alpha/beta fold hydrolase, with the protein MDIILVPGLWLDEDSWAEVTPALTQAGHRVHPLTMPGTGVAAPESAQIGIAEWVRAVTEKIDELRKPVVLVGHSGGGNVVWAAASERPEQVTHVIFVDTVPPADGHGINELPVVDGVVPFPGWDFFPAEEVADLDDRTRARTSAAAKSVPARVPTDPIVLSHEARYRIPVTLLMGSFDEQSLAEEIANWGPFAAEYDAIETSRVVRLDSGHWPQFSQPQNLATQIVDALR; encoded by the coding sequence ATGGACATCATTCTCGTACCAGGCCTCTGGCTCGACGAAGACAGCTGGGCTGAGGTCACGCCAGCGCTTACTCAAGCGGGGCATCGAGTGCATCCGCTGACGATGCCGGGCACCGGGGTCGCGGCCCCTGAGAGCGCACAGATCGGGATCGCTGAGTGGGTCCGTGCCGTGACAGAGAAGATCGATGAACTGCGCAAGCCCGTCGTGCTCGTCGGCCACAGCGGTGGGGGCAACGTCGTCTGGGCCGCCGCGTCCGAACGGCCCGAGCAGGTCACGCACGTCATCTTCGTCGACACGGTTCCGCCCGCCGACGGACACGGCATCAACGAGCTTCCCGTCGTCGACGGGGTCGTCCCCTTCCCCGGGTGGGACTTCTTCCCCGCGGAAGAGGTGGCCGACCTCGACGACCGCACACGCGCGCGCACATCTGCGGCAGCGAAGAGCGTGCCGGCGCGGGTTCCCACCGATCCGATCGTGCTGTCACACGAGGCGCGCTACCGCATTCCGGTCACGCTGCTGATGGGCTCCTTCGACGAGCAGTCGCTCGCCGAGGAGATCGCGAATTGGGGTCCGTTCGCCGCCGAGTATGACGCGATCGAGACGTCACGCGTGGTTCGTCTGGATTCCGGTCACTGGCCGCAGTTCTCGCAGCCGCAGAACCTCGCCACTCAGATCGTCGACGCCCTGCGCTGA
- a CDS encoding DUF3099 domain-containing protein, translating into MASRRTPSLTSLPRAPRDEESARVRHYIITMGIRVVCFILMVAVTPYGWYTWVFGIAAAVLPYFAVVIANAGSDNKEPTAESPQMQLAPPSQEPVAPPAEQPRTITLHESRPLLDAQNDSAEGDDESSRE; encoded by the coding sequence ATGGCATCCAGACGCACCCCCTCGCTCACCTCGCTTCCGCGCGCACCGCGCGACGAGGAGAGCGCCCGTGTGCGCCACTACATCATCACGATGGGCATTCGCGTCGTCTGCTTCATCCTGATGGTCGCGGTCACGCCGTACGGCTGGTACACCTGGGTGTTCGGCATAGCCGCGGCGGTGCTCCCCTACTTCGCCGTCGTGATCGCGAACGCGGGCTCGGACAACAAAGAGCCCACCGCGGAATCTCCGCAGATGCAGCTCGCCCCTCCCTCGCAGGAACCGGTCGCGCCGCCTGCGGAGCAGCCGCGCACGATCACACTGCATGAGTCGAGGCCGCTCCTCGACGCGCAGAACGACAGCGCTGAGGGTGATGATGAATCGAGTCGGGAGTGA
- a CDS encoding DUF4190 domain-containing protein, with amino-acid sequence MSDNTSAGGFPDQPSQASPPWQGSPQTPYQPYPGAPTNDPAPRTAAYGAPAAPPYGAPPAPAYAAPPTPAPAYGTPPAPAPRAPGYAPPAYGAAPTYFATPGSPYQGHAAPAPQGYPVPASPLPPAPRPTSGLAVTAFISGIIGVFFGIFGIGIAAAIVAIVTGHMALGRLRADPALAGRGLAIAGLIMGYVVTAFAALFLVGFLFLFGIAWFA; translated from the coding sequence GTGAGCGACAACACCTCTGCGGGAGGATTCCCCGACCAGCCGAGCCAGGCCTCCCCTCCCTGGCAGGGTTCCCCTCAGACGCCCTACCAGCCCTACCCCGGTGCGCCGACCAACGACCCCGCGCCGCGCACGGCCGCGTATGGCGCGCCGGCTGCGCCTCCGTATGGAGCACCTCCCGCACCTGCCTACGCGGCACCGCCCACGCCCGCACCTGCCTACGGCACGCCGCCTGCGCCTGCGCCTAGGGCACCGGGATACGCGCCTCCGGCATACGGGGCAGCGCCCACGTACTTCGCGACTCCCGGCTCCCCCTATCAGGGACACGCGGCGCCCGCACCGCAGGGCTACCCGGTCCCCGCCTCACCGCTTCCGCCTGCTCCTCGTCCCACGAGCGGCCTGGCCGTGACCGCTTTCATCTCCGGGATCATCGGCGTCTTCTTCGGGATCTTCGGAATCGGCATCGCAGCGGCGATCGTAGCGATCGTCACGGGACACATGGCACTGGGCCGGCTCCGTGCCGATCCCGCTCTGGCTGGGCGCGGTCTCGCGATCGCCGGACTGATCATGGGCTACGTCGTCACAGCATTTGCGGCGCTGTTCCTCGTCGGGTTCCTCTTCCTTTTCGGTATCGCCTGGTTCGCCTGA
- a CDS encoding SURF1 family cytochrome oxidase biogenesis protein, which translates to MRREWVLRWSGYVAVAIVFAIVCVWLSNWQFERNESRSVELALVAKNYDVDPVPLDDLLAPGEPLSEDHTWRPVRLVGAYNVDDQILVRNRPHGGTSAFEVLVPLRMADGREFLVNRGWVAPGESTMPDVIPTPPSGQVEVIVRLRPSEPLPPSGRTTAPPGQVPTIHLETVAAVLGDDALDTGAFGELVSESPAPDTRPAALPAPTEDPGPHLSYAIQWILFALMGFIFIGYIIRTEIVKHREDAAGAPVVEKRRRRDRDADEEDELLDAHV; encoded by the coding sequence GTGAGGCGTGAGTGGGTGCTGCGCTGGTCGGGATACGTCGCCGTGGCCATCGTCTTCGCGATCGTGTGCGTCTGGCTGTCCAACTGGCAGTTCGAGCGCAACGAGAGCCGTTCCGTCGAGCTCGCGCTGGTCGCGAAGAACTACGACGTGGATCCCGTGCCCCTCGACGACCTGCTGGCTCCGGGCGAGCCCCTGAGCGAAGATCACACCTGGCGTCCGGTGCGTCTTGTCGGCGCGTACAACGTGGATGATCAGATCCTCGTCCGCAATCGCCCTCACGGAGGCACCAGCGCATTCGAGGTGCTCGTGCCGCTGCGCATGGCGGACGGACGCGAGTTCCTCGTGAATCGCGGATGGGTCGCGCCCGGAGAGAGCACGATGCCGGATGTCATTCCCACTCCCCCGAGTGGGCAGGTCGAGGTCATCGTGCGCCTCCGACCCAGCGAGCCTCTCCCGCCCTCTGGGCGCACGACGGCCCCTCCCGGGCAGGTGCCCACGATCCATCTGGAGACGGTTGCCGCCGTCCTCGGAGACGACGCTCTGGACACCGGCGCTTTCGGCGAGCTCGTGAGCGAGAGCCCCGCCCCCGACACGCGTCCCGCCGCTCTTCCCGCACCGACGGAAGACCCGGGTCCCCATCTGTCATACGCGATCCAGTGGATCCTCTTCGCCCTCATGGGCTTCATCTTCATCGGGTACATCATCCGCACCGAGATCGTGAAGCATCGCGAAGATGCCGCGGGGGCGCCTGTCGTCGAGAAGCGTCGTCGCCGGGATCGCGATGCCGACGAGGAAGACGAGCTTCTCGACGCGCACGTCTGA
- the serB gene encoding phosphoserine phosphatase SerB, protein MTVARFLVVLDADSTLLQDEVIELIADEAGRRAEVQAATEAAMRGEIDFATSLRSRVAALKGVPLEAFERVRARVRPTVGVTELTAAVHARGGVVGVVSGGFHEVLDHIAPGLGVDRWRANRLGVVDGALSGLVEGEIVDAEAKASSLREWADELGVLVSRTIAIGDGANDLRMMDAAGLGIAFNAKPAVRAAANLVIGPQDLSAVIPLLP, encoded by the coding sequence GTGACCGTTGCGCGTTTCCTTGTCGTCCTCGATGCCGATTCCACCCTTCTGCAGGACGAGGTGATCGAACTCATCGCCGACGAGGCGGGCCGTCGCGCGGAGGTGCAGGCCGCGACGGAGGCGGCGATGCGCGGCGAGATCGACTTCGCGACCAGCCTGCGTTCGCGCGTGGCGGCGCTGAAGGGCGTGCCGCTGGAGGCGTTCGAGCGAGTGCGGGCACGCGTACGACCGACCGTGGGTGTGACAGAGCTGACCGCCGCCGTACATGCGCGTGGCGGCGTCGTCGGCGTCGTCTCCGGCGGATTCCACGAGGTGCTGGACCACATCGCTCCCGGTCTCGGCGTCGACCGCTGGCGCGCCAACCGCCTCGGCGTCGTGGACGGCGCACTCTCGGGTCTCGTCGAGGGCGAGATCGTGGATGCGGAGGCGAAGGCGTCGTCGCTGCGCGAATGGGCGGATGAGCTCGGCGTGCTCGTCAGCCGTACGATCGCGATCGGCGACGGCGCGAACGATCTCCGCATGATGGATGCCGCGGGCCTCGGCATCGCCTTCAACGCGAAGCCCGCCGTTCGGGCCGCGGCGAACCTGGTCATCGGACCGCAGGACCTCAGCGCCGTCATCCCCCTACTTCCCTAG
- a CDS encoding ABC-F family ATP-binding cassette domain-containing protein, with translation MLAVHDLEIRVGARLLMENVSFRVADGDKIGLVGRNGAGKTTLTKVLAGDLLPSGGKVDRHGELGYLPQDPRTGNPEDLARTRILDARGLGQLHININEASHLMASDDPAVAEKAMRRYGNLMERFEALGGYAAEAEAASIAHNLSLPDRILDQPLSTLSGGQRRRIELARILFSDAQTMILDEPTNHLDADSVVWLREFLKNYKGGLIVISHDVELVGETVNRVFYLDANRQVIDTYNMNWKNYLRQRAADEERRKKERANAEKKATTLQQQAARFGAKASKAAAAHQMVARAEKLLAGLEDVRQEDRVAKLRFPKPAACGKTPIMATGLSKSYGALEIFTSVDLAIDRGSKVVILGLNGAGKTTMLRMLAGVDEPDTGTIEHGHGLKIGYYAQEHENLDVDRSVLQNMVSAAPHITETEARRVLGSFLFTGDDVLKPAGVLSGGEKTRLSLATLVVSSANLLLLDEPTNNLDPASRLEILDALAHYEGAVVLVSHDPGAVQALNPERVLILPDGVEDIWSQEYQDLIELA, from the coding sequence GTGCTTGCCGTGCACGATCTCGAGATCCGCGTTGGAGCGCGCCTCCTCATGGAGAATGTCTCGTTCCGCGTCGCCGATGGCGACAAGATCGGACTGGTCGGTCGCAATGGCGCCGGCAAGACGACCCTGACGAAGGTTCTCGCCGGCGACCTGCTGCCCTCGGGCGGAAAGGTGGACCGCCACGGCGAGCTGGGCTATCTGCCGCAGGACCCGCGCACGGGCAACCCCGAAGACCTCGCGCGCACCCGGATCCTCGACGCTCGTGGACTCGGCCAGCTGCACATCAACATCAACGAGGCCTCCCACCTCATGGCATCCGACGACCCCGCCGTCGCCGAGAAGGCGATGCGGCGCTACGGCAACCTCATGGAGCGCTTCGAGGCGCTGGGCGGCTATGCGGCCGAGGCCGAGGCCGCATCCATCGCGCACAACCTGTCGTTGCCGGATCGCATCCTCGATCAGCCGCTCTCGACCCTCTCGGGCGGTCAGCGCCGCCGCATCGAGCTCGCTCGCATCCTGTTCTCGGACGCGCAGACGATGATCCTCGATGAGCCCACCAACCACCTCGACGCCGACAGCGTCGTGTGGTTGCGCGAGTTCCTCAAGAACTACAAGGGCGGGCTCATCGTGATCAGTCACGATGTCGAGCTCGTCGGCGAGACGGTCAACCGCGTCTTCTACCTCGACGCGAACCGCCAGGTCATCGACACCTACAACATGAACTGGAAGAACTACCTTCGTCAGCGCGCTGCCGACGAAGAGCGGCGCAAGAAGGAGCGCGCGAACGCCGAGAAGAAGGCGACGACCTTGCAGCAGCAGGCCGCACGTTTCGGTGCCAAGGCCTCGAAGGCGGCGGCCGCGCACCAGATGGTCGCGCGCGCCGAGAAGCTGCTGGCGGGTCTCGAGGACGTCCGTCAGGAAGACCGGGTCGCGAAGCTGCGCTTCCCGAAGCCCGCAGCGTGCGGCAAGACCCCGATCATGGCGACCGGGCTGTCGAAGTCCTACGGCGCGCTGGAGATCTTCACCTCCGTCGACCTCGCGATCGATCGCGGCTCCAAGGTTGTCATCCTCGGTCTCAACGGTGCCGGCAAGACGACGATGCTCCGGATGCTCGCGGGCGTCGACGAGCCCGATACCGGAACCATCGAGCACGGTCACGGCCTCAAGATCGGGTACTACGCACAGGAGCACGAGAACCTCGATGTCGATCGCTCGGTGCTGCAGAACATGGTCTCGGCCGCGCCGCACATCACCGAGACGGAAGCACGCCGTGTGCTCGGTTCGTTCCTGTTCACAGGTGACGATGTGCTCAAGCCCGCCGGCGTGCTCTCCGGCGGTGAGAAGACGCGGCTCTCTCTCGCGACGCTCGTCGTCTCCTCGGCCAACCTGCTGCTTCTCGATGAGCCGACGAACAACCTCGACCCGGCGTCGCGTCTGGAGATCCTCGACGCACTCGCGCATTACGAAGGCGCGGTCGTGCTGGTCTCGCACGACCCCGGTGCCGTCCAGGCACTCAACCCCGAGCGCGTGCTGATCCTTCCGGACGGCGTCGAGGACATCTGGAGTCAGGAGTACCAGGACCTCATCGAGCTCGCCTGA
- a CDS encoding sensor histidine kinase: MTRTLPVVALVLLSAAGVTILSVMVPLLTVAYGVPLALSLLLSAALCAVPLLFLVAPRTALTLFALAVIALPVVVDSVQARSAPWPWSVPALLAFILVIVTITLHGGFRRGALVLIIGVGASLAAPLLRGDLTSTADAVAVVTANLIVAASCAVVAYVIAALIRARRNVAAELEREREHTAVEQARRALVEERTRIARELHDVIAHSLSVIQVQSSTARFRIPDIAEGAAQEFDDIAATARRSLTEMRRMLGVLRTEDHAAELTPQHRISDIPSLIETMRRTGVGISLSIENAQLSATASEGVQIAAYRIVQEALSNAVRHAPGSTVAVRLTTDEGMLRVHIRNEASASPPPPHAGGFGLRGMRERAEALGGSLSAGPGVDGGWTVDAALPLTADPPSANPIDKETA; the protein is encoded by the coding sequence ATGACCCGAACGCTCCCTGTCGTGGCGCTCGTGCTGCTGTCTGCGGCAGGAGTCACGATCCTCTCGGTCATGGTCCCGTTACTCACCGTCGCCTACGGCGTGCCGCTTGCCCTGTCGCTCCTGCTGTCGGCAGCGCTCTGTGCGGTGCCGTTGCTGTTCCTCGTCGCGCCGCGCACCGCACTGACGCTCTTCGCTCTGGCGGTTATCGCGCTCCCCGTCGTCGTGGACTCGGTACAAGCGCGTTCTGCGCCATGGCCGTGGTCGGTACCCGCGCTGCTCGCGTTCATCCTCGTCATCGTGACCATCACCCTTCACGGCGGGTTCCGTCGCGGCGCGCTGGTGCTGATCATCGGCGTAGGTGCATCGCTGGCAGCTCCCCTCCTCCGCGGAGACCTCACGAGCACGGCCGATGCCGTCGCGGTCGTCACCGCGAATCTGATCGTCGCGGCGTCCTGCGCCGTCGTCGCCTACGTGATCGCCGCGCTGATCCGAGCCCGCAGGAACGTGGCGGCGGAGCTCGAGCGTGAGCGTGAGCACACCGCCGTCGAACAGGCGCGTCGGGCGCTCGTGGAAGAGCGAACCCGCATCGCGCGCGAGCTGCACGACGTGATCGCACACAGCCTGTCGGTGATCCAGGTGCAGTCTTCGACCGCGCGCTTCCGCATCCCCGACATCGCCGAGGGCGCCGCACAGGAGTTCGACGACATCGCTGCGACAGCGCGCAGGTCGCTGACCGAGATGCGCCGGATGCTCGGTGTCCTGCGCACCGAGGATCACGCGGCCGAGCTCACACCGCAGCATCGCATCTCCGACATCCCGTCGCTCATCGAGACGATGCGTCGCACCGGGGTGGGCATCAGCCTTTCGATCGAGAACGCGCAGCTGTCGGCGACGGCCTCGGAGGGGGTTCAAATCGCCGCCTACCGCATCGTGCAGGAAGCGCTGAGTAACGCCGTCCGGCACGCCCCCGGGAGCACCGTAGCGGTACGGCTGACGACGGACGAGGGGATGCTGCGCGTGCACATCAGAAACGAGGCATCCGCGTCGCCTCCTCCGCCTCACGCCGGCGGCTTCGGCCTGCGCGGCATGCGTGAGCGCGCCGAGGCACTCGGTGGTTCGCTGTCCGCAGGGCCCGGCGTCGACGGGGGCTGGACCGTCGATGCCGCTCTTCCGCTGACTGCAGACCCGCCCAGCGCCAACCCCATCGACAAGGAGACCGCGTGA
- a CDS encoding DedA family protein: MDVINELILQAVASPWLVLVLLLVTIIDGFFPPVPSETVLVAAAAAASATGNVGTIVLLGVVAAVGATIGDNIAFLLGRRLGTERFAWMRRPRVRSAFAHAGRALDRRSASLILCARYVPVGRVAVNMSAGALGFAWRRFLPLSVLAGASWSLFSVMIGLAAGAWLKDQPLLSAVLGIVIALSIGLVIDRVAAFRRRRAAVPQLAG; this comes from the coding sequence ATGGACGTGATCAATGAGCTCATTCTGCAGGCCGTCGCCTCCCCCTGGCTGGTGCTCGTGCTGCTGCTCGTGACGATCATCGACGGGTTCTTCCCTCCCGTCCCCAGCGAGACCGTGCTGGTCGCCGCAGCGGCCGCAGCGTCAGCGACGGGGAATGTCGGCACCATCGTGCTCCTGGGTGTCGTGGCGGCCGTCGGAGCCACGATCGGCGACAACATCGCGTTCCTGCTCGGACGTCGACTCGGCACCGAACGGTTCGCGTGGATGCGCAGGCCGCGGGTGCGCTCCGCGTTCGCGCATGCTGGTCGTGCACTCGATCGGCGCAGTGCCTCGCTCATTCTCTGCGCCCGGTACGTGCCGGTCGGACGGGTAGCGGTGAACATGTCCGCAGGCGCACTCGGGTTTGCGTGGCGCCGGTTCCTGCCCCTGAGCGTCCTCGCGGGCGCGAGCTGGAGCCTGTTCAGTGTCATGATCGGTCTGGCTGCGGGTGCGTGGCTGAAGGACCAGCCTCTCCTGAGCGCGGTGCTCGGAATCGTGATCGCTCTGAGCATCGGCCTCGTCATTGATCGGGTCGCGGCATTTCGCCGGCGTCGCGCCGCCGTACCGCAGCTGGCAGGATGA